TCAGCGATGGCGGGGGCAACCGCCTGCGCCTGTCCGAGCTTGTCGACCTGCACCACCCACGGCACGATCGAGCCGCTGGTCGATTGCCAGACCAGCGCGGCGGACAAGCCCGCCGAGAGCGCCAGCGAACCGAAGGCCATGAGCCGCCAGTTCTTCGCCTGCACGCGGGCGGAACCGATGCGGTCGTCCCAGACCTGGCTCGCGCGTTGATAGGGCGTCTCGGGCTGGGGTGATTTGCCGTAATGGGTGGCGGGTCGCTTGAAGATGGACATGGATCAGTCGCTTTCGGAGAGATTGACGGAAGAGCCGCCGCCATGGGCGTCGCCGGACTTGACGGCGTGGGCGGCGGCCTGGACGCCGTGGGAGAATTTCTGGGAGCGCTGCATCCGCTTCGCCCAGGCGGGCGGGCTGCCGGCGGCGGATGCGGACGGTGCGTCAGGGGCTGAGGCGGCGTCGGCCTCTCCGCCGATCGTGCCAGCAGTCGAAGAGCCGCCTGTCACCTCGAACGCGCCGCGCGCACCGGACTGGTAGCTCTGCTTGAGGCTGTCGGCGGCGCGACCAGCGGCCTTCTTCAGCGGCGAGACGGCGGCTTGCGCGCCAGTCGAAGCGACATTGCCGAGGCCGGATGCGACGACGGATGCGCCGGACTGACCGGCCGCGCCGAGGCTGTAGGCGGCGGAAGCGCCACCCGCGAGCGCAGCCCCGCCACGGGCGGCGGCAGCGGCGCCTCCCGCCAAGGCCGCTCCACCGGATGCGACGGCGCCGATGGCCGCACCGCCTGCCGCGACCATGCCGCCGGCGGCGAGGCCCGTGCCGATCGCCGCGCCGGCGCCAAGCTGCGGGCCGCCGGAAACGAGACCGTTGGCAATGCCGGGACCGAAGATGCCGAGGCCGAGAAGGGAAAGAGCCGCGAGCACGATCGCCATCGCATCGTCGATGGTCGGCGTCGCACCGCTGAAGCCCTTGGTGAACTCGGAAAACAACGTCGAGCCGATGCCGATGATGACGGCGAGCACCAGCACCTTGATGCCGGACGAGATGACGTTGCCGAGCACGCGTTCGGCCATGAAGGCGGATTTGCCGAACAGGCCGAAGGGGATCAGCACGAAGCCGGCGAGCGTCGTCAGCTTGAACTCGATCAGGGTGACGAAGAGCTGCACGGCCAATATGAAGAAGGCGAGCAGGATCAGCGCCCAGGCGAACAGCAGGCAGGCGATCTGGATGAAGTTCTCGAAGAACGACACCCAGCCCATCAGGTCGGAGATGGAATCGAGTAGCGGGCGACCCGCATCGAGGCCGGTCTGCGCCACCTTGCCGGGACGCATCAGGTCGGAGACCGAGAACCCTGTGCCGCTGGCCTTCAGGCCGAGGCCGGCAAAACTCTCGAAGACGATGCGGGCAAGGTTGTTCCAGTTGCCGATGATGTAGGCGAAGACGCCGACGAACAGCGTCTTCTTCACCAGCCGGGCGATGATGTCCTCGTCGGCGCCCCACGACCAGAACAGCGCCGCCAGCACCACGTCGATGACGATCAGCGTGGTGGCGATGAAGGCCACCTCGGGTTTGAGCAGGCCGAAGCCGCCGTCGATGTAGCGGGTGAAGACTTCGAGGAAATGGTCGATGACGCCGGTGCCCTGCATGTCAGCGCGCCTCCAGGTCGATGGGCGCATCGGCCGGCATGGACTCCTTGCGGATCGGATCAGCGGCTGGGTCCGGCGCGGATGGGAACAATGTCGTCGGCGCGCCCGGCGCATCGGGTGCCGATGTGCTGATCTCGCTGCCCTGTTTCAGGAAGCGGTCGCGGTTCTGTGCCCATGCCTTCAGACAGGCCGGATCACGGGTGGCGGCCTCGCCCATGTCGCGGCAGCGGCGCAATATCGGCCGCGACGGTGCGGTCTGCGCATCGAGGTCGGGCCGGAGGATACGCACCTCCGGTTCATCAGGCTTGCGCGTCATCTCGATCGCGGTGGCAGTGATGGCGACGCCGACGAAGACGACGGCGCCGATCCGGGCGAGCATCTTGCCGTCCATGGCGTCGCTCCCCTCAATTGCCGCTGTTCGGGAACATCCGGGCATTGCCCGGCTGATAGCCCGCGCCCGGTGTCAGGAAGCGGCGGCGCTGCTCGCGGCCCTGTTCCGCGGCAGCGGCACGTTCGGCATCGGTCAGCGCCTGCGCCCGACCGTTGGCGGCGACGACGGCGGTGAGATCGGCGAGCTGCTGGGCCTGAAGGGCGAGAAGCTGGTTGCCGGCCTGGGCCGCCTGCAACGCGCCGGTGGCGCCCTGGCTGGCCCCGACCAGCCGTGACATCTCCGTGCGGTTGGTGTCGATATTGCCGACGACGGTGGCCTGCACCTTCATCGCGTCCTGAAGACCGCCGACCGTGTTCTGCCAGCGCGAGCGGGCGTCGGCGACAAGCTGCTTGTCCGACGCCGACATCGAGACATTGGCGTATTTCTGGGAAAAGACCTGATCGATCTGCTTCACGTCATAGGCGATGTTCTGCGCCTGTTGCAGAAGCTGTTGGGTCTTCTGCACCGACTGCTGAATCTGCTGAAGCGACGAGATCGGCAGGCTCGCCAGATTCTTCGCCTGGTTGATGAGCATCTGCGCTTCGTTCTGAAGCGAGGTGATCTGGTTGGTGATCTGCTGGAGCGCGCGGGCCGCCTGTATGACGTTTTGCGCATAGTTCGATGGGTCGAACACGACGATGGCGTGGGCCGGTGTCGCCACCAGTGTCGTCAACACTGGCGCGGCGATGATGGGAGTGGTCAAGAGCGCGGCAGCGAGCCGCGCCGCGCGGGTGCGGCGGAAAGTCATGGCAGTGTCTCCAGATTGGTGAGGTTGGGGATGAGATCGGCAGCCCATTCGACGCCACGATGGCGCAACCAGGCGGCGAGGAAGCCTTCCGAGCCGTGTTCGGCCATGACGGCTGCGATGGCAGCCTGATCGGTCTTGGAGGATGCGGCGCAGAGCGCCAGCGCCACCTCCGACAGGCCCAGCTCGAACAGCCGGTTGCCGCGCCGCGACTGGCAGTAATAGTCGCGCTTCGGCATGGCCCGCGCGAGGATCTCGATCTGCCGGTCGTTGAGACCGAAACGGCGGTAGATGGCGGTGATCTGCGGCTCGATCGCCCGTTCGTTGGGAAGCAGAAGCCGGGTCTGGCAGCTCTCGATGATGGCAGGCGCGATCGCGCTGCCGTCGATGTCGGATAGCGACTGCGTGGCGAAGATCACGCTGGCGTTCTTCTTGCGCAGCGTCTTCAGCCATTCGCGGAGCTGGCCGGCGAAGCCCTCGTCGTCCAGCGCGAGCCAGCCTTCATCGACGATGATGAGGGTCGGCGACCCGTCGAGCCGATCTTCGATGCGGTGGAACAGATAGGGGAGCACGGCGGGTGCGGCGTCCGTGCCGATCAGCCCTTCTGTCTCGAACGCCTGAACGGTCGCGGTGCCGAGATGTTCGGCCTCCGCATCGAGCAAGCGGCCCCAGGCACCCCCGACACAGTAGGGACGCAGCGCCTGCTTGAGGTCGTTCGACTGGAGCAGGACGCAGAGGCCGGTGATGGTGCGTTCCTCGACCGGCGCGGAGGCGAGCGAAGTCAGCGCCGTCCAGAGATGCTCTTTCACCTCCGGGGTGATGGCGACGCTCTCGCGGATCAGGATGGCGACGATCCAGTCGGCCGCCCAGGCGCGTTCGGCGGTCTGTTCGATGCGGGCAAGCGGTTGCAGCGAGACGGAGGTTTCCGATCCGTCCGTCAGCCCGCCGCCGAGATCGTGCCAGTCGCCGCGCATGGCGAGGGCTGCGGCCCGAATGCTGCCCCCGAAATCGAAGGCAAAGACCTGCGCGTTTCGGTAACGACGGAACTGAAGCGCCATCAGCGCCAGCAGCACCGACTTGCCCGCGCCGGTCGGGCCGACAACGAGCGTATGCCCGACATCTCCGACGTGAAGGGAAAACCGGAACGGGGTCGAGCCTTCGGTCTTGCCGAACAGCAGGGGCGGTGCACTGAAGTGCTCATCCCGTTCCGGCCCCGCCCACACCGCTGAAAGCGGGATCATGTGGGCGAGATTGAGCGTGGAAATCGGCGGCTGCCGGACATTGGCGTAGACGTGGCCGGGCAACGATCCGAGCCAGGCATCCACGGCGTTGATGGTCTCTGCCATCGCCGTGAAGTCGCGGCCCTGAATGACCTTCTCTACGAGGCGTAGTTTCTCGTCGGCGATGCGGGGATCATTGTCCCAGACCGTTACCGTCGCCGTGACATAGGCGATGCCGGCATAGTCGGCACCGAGTTCCTGAAGCGCGAGATCGGCATCCGCCGCCTTGTTCGACGCATCCGTGTCCACCAGCACGGATTGCTCGTTGGTCATCACCTCCTTGAGGATCGCGGCGATGGACTTGCGCTTGGCGAACCATTGCCGCCTGATCTTGGTCAGCAGCTTCGTGGCGTCGGTCTTGTCGAGCAGGATGGCGCGAGTGGACCAGCGATAGGGGAAAGCCAGCCGGTTCAGTTCGTCGAGCAGGCCCGGTGTCGTCGCGGTCGGAAATCCGGTGATGGTCAGCACGCGCAGATGCTGATCGCCCAGGCGCGGCTCCAGCCCGCCGGTCAGCGGCTGATTGGCGAGCAGCGCGTCGAGATAGATCGGGGTTTCGGGGACGCGTACACGGTGCCGGTGCGTGGACACGCAGCCATGCAGATAGGTCAGCGTCTCGCTGTCATCAAGCCAGCGGCATTCCGGCATGAAGGCTTCGATCAGGCGCAGGAGCCGGTCGGTGCGGTCGGCGAAACCCGACATCACCTCGTTGGGATCGATGCCGGTCTTCTCGCGGCCCTCATAGAGCCAGGTTTCTGCGCGCGCGGCGTCCTCGGCGGGCGGCAGATAGGTGAAGGTCAGGAAATAGCTGGACTCGAAATGCGCGCCCGCTTCCTCGAAATCCGCCTTGCGCTCGGCATCGATCAAAGCGGAGGCGGAATCCTGGAACAAGCTGTTCGGATAGGTCGCGGCGGCATGGCGCTGCGCTTCGACGAAGATCGCCCAGCCAGAACCGAGACGGCGGAAGGCGTTGTTCAAGCGCCCGGCGACGGCGACCAGTTCGGCCGGCACGGCGCTGTCGAGGTCCGGCCCACGGAAGCGAGCTGTCCGCTGAAAACTGCCGTCCTTGTTCAAGACGATGCCGGCGCCGACCAGCGCCACCCAGGGGAGGAAGTCGGCGAGCCGTGCGTTTTTGTTACGGTATTCGGCAAGGTTCATCATCGCGCGGCTCCCTGTCAGACCGTGAGGTGCGCGGGGATGCGCAGATGGCGGCGGCCGACCTCGACGAAGAGCGGATCGCGCTTCGCCGCCCAAACCGCCGCGAAATGGCCGATCACCCAGATGGCGAGGCCGACCAGCCACAGGCGCAGGCCGAGGCCGACCGCGCCTGCCAGCGTTCCATTCATGATGGCGATGGCGCGCGGCGCGCCGCCGAGCAGGATCGGCTCGGTCAGTGCCCGGTGGACCTGCACTGTGAAGCCCGGAACCTCGCTCCCCTGATCGACGACGCCCGCCATCAGACCAGCGCCCCGCCGCCGAAGGAGAAGAACGACAGGAAGAACGAGCTTGCCGCGAAGGCGATCGACAGGCCGAACACGATCTGGATCAGACGGCGGAACCCGCCCGACGTATCGCCGAAGGCCAGCGCCAGACCCGTCGAGATGATGACGATCACGGCAATGATCTTAGCGACCGGGCCTTCGATCGACTGGAGGATTTGCTGGAGCGGCTGTTCCCACGGCATCGACGAGCCGGAGGCGTGGGCGGGCACGGCCGTCAGGATGCTGACGACGGCGACCGAGGCCGACAGGGTGAGATGGTGGCGCATCACGCGCAGGCGCTGGATCATGGACGATCTCCTTCGGGGTTGAGGTTGGGGGCTTGGGAGGTGGAAATCGGGTCGCCGTCGTCCCCGGAAACCGGAGTGCTGACGGCGGGCACGACGCGGTAGTCGCCGTCAGGGCCAAGACCCTCAACGCGGGCGAGTTCGGACAGGCGGCGGGCCGAGCCACGGCCGGAAAGGACAGCGACGAGATCGATCGTCTCGGCGATCAGCGCGCGCGGGACGGTGACGACGGCTTCCTGAATGAGCTGTTCCATGCGGCGCAGCGCACCGATGGCGCTGCCGGCGTGGATCGTGCCGACCCCGCCCGGATGACCGGTGCCCCATGCCTTCAGGAGATCGAGCGCTTCCGCGCCGCGCACTTCGCCGATCGGGATACGATCGGGACGCAGTCGCAGCGATGAGCGCACCAAATCGGAGAGCGACGCCACGCCATCCTTGGTCCGCATGGCGACGAGGTTGGGCGCTGCGCATTGCAGTTCGCGCGTGTCCTCGATGATGACGACGCGGTCGGCGGTTTTCGCCACCTCGGCGAGTAGCGCATTGGTCAGCGTGGTCTTGCCGGTCGAGGTGCCGCCGGCGACGAGAATGTTGGCGCGCGATGCTACGCCCTCACGCAGCGCCTCGGCCTGGGCCGCCGACATGATCCCGGCCGCGACGTAATCGTCGAGGGTGAACACCGCGACGGCGGGCTTGCGAATGGCAAAAGCCGGGGCCGCGACAACCGGCGGCAACAGCCCCTCGAACCGCTCTCCCGTCTCCGGCAGTTCGGCCGAGACGCGCGGGTTACCCGCATGAACCTCGGCGCCGACATGGTGGGCGACCAGGCGCACGATGCGTTCGCCATCGGCAGGCGACAGGCGTTCGCCCGTATCGGACAGCCCTTCGGAAAGTCTGTCGATCCAGATGCGGCCATCCGGGTTCAGCATAACCTCGACGACGGCAACGTCTTCCAGAAACCGGGCGATGGCCGGACCGAGCGCCGTGCGCAGCATCCGCGCGCCGCGTGCCAGACCTTCCGAATTGTGATGCGAAACCGCCATTCGATCCCCGATCTCGCCGGGGAGAAACACACGGTCCCCGGACGGGGATGATTAAAAGAGCCGGAAATCAGGTCGGTTCAACAACTATCGAATGTCGTGCGGGGATCGGCGAGAAAAGGCGGCAATCGGCGGGATTGAATATTTGCCGACTACCGCCATCAGCCCTTCATGATTGTGAATCACCACTGCCATTTCGCCGTGCATCAATGTCACGCGACAGGTCTTTGAGGAACCGATCGCCGGTCGCGAGTTTCCGGCCGAGCGTGTTGAGGAATTTCGTGAACCGTTCCCCGCCCTTCGCCTTGGCCGATGCGTGGGCACTCTCGGGAAGCGGTGGTGTGATGGTCATCCAGTATTCGACGAACAGCGAGAGCGTCTCACCGAGGATGGCGAGGTCTTCGTCCAGCCCGTCGATCTGGCGACCGATCCGGTCCATGCGACGGGCGAACACCGCCTCCAGCCGTTCGGAGGCGTCGGCGGACAGGAAGGATGCGACGGCGGCTTCGATGACAGCGGACTTGGAGATGTTGCGGCGGAGCGCCAGCGCCTCGACCTTCTTCAGAAGATCGGGATCGAAATAGACGTTCATGCGGGTCTTGGTCTGCATGACCGCCATCCTCACAGGTCGATGCCGTCAGCCGGGTCCATCGTCGCCTGCCGGGCGACCGACGTGACCTGAAGGCGGAGGCGGCGGGCTTTCGCGGCGTCGATGTCGGGATCGTCGTCGAGCACGTCGAACTCGTTGAAGGTCGAAGGCTCGGGCGGCGCGATTTCCTCGTGCTCGGGCAATTCCGGCTCACGGCGGATACCCGCATTGGCTGGATCGACGACGCCGCCGCTCCCGTCACCCGGTGCGGCGCCTGCCGACGTGGACGGGATCGCCAGCGCCGACCAGTCATCAGCGGGCTGCTTCGCCGGACCTTTTGCCTCAGCCAGCTTCGGCGGAGGCAGGATGCGCTCCATGAACCGGGCGTCCTCGTAATAGCGCGCCTTCTTCGCCCGCACCGGCGGCACGCCCGCGACCAGCAACAGTTCATCGGCGGGCAGAAGCTGCATGACCTCGCCGGGGGTCAGCAGCGGCCGGGCCGTCTCCTGCCGCGACACCATGAGATGCCCAAGCCAGGGCGACAGCCGGTGGCCGGCATAGTTGGTGGAATCGCGCATTTCCGTCGCGGTGCCCAGCGCATCCGAGACGCGCTTAGCGGTGCGCTCGTCATTGGTGGCGAAGGCGACTCGCACATGGCAATTGTCGAGCACACTGTTGTTCGCGCCATACGCCTTCTCGATCTGGTTGAGGCTCTGCGCGATCAGGAAGGATTTAATGCCATAGCCCGCCATGAAAGCGAGCGCGCTTTCGAAGAAGTCGAGGCGGCCGAGTGCGGGAAACTCGTCGAGCATCAACAAGAGACGATGGCGGTTGGACGATGTCTTCAGGTCTTCGGTCAGCCGCCGCCCGACCTGATTGAGCAGCAGGCGGATCAGCGGCTTGGTGCGGTTGATGTCGGAGGGTGGCACAACGAGATAGAGGCTGACGGGCTTTTCGCCCGCGACCAGATCGGCGATGCGCCAGTCGCACCGCGCCGTCACCTTCGCCACCACGGGATCGCGATAGAGACCGAGGAACGACATGGCGGTCGAAAGCACGCCCGACCGTTCGTTGTCGCTCTTGTTCAGAAGTTCGCGCGCCGATGACGCGATCACCGGATGAACGCCGGCTTCGCCCAGATGCGGTGTGTTCATCATCGCGCGCAACGTCGCCTCGACGGGGCGCTTGGGGTCGGAGAGAAAATTGGCGACGCCAGCGAGAGTCTTCTCCTTCTCGGCGTAGAGAACGTGGAGGATCGCACCGACCAGCAACGAATGGCTGGTCTTTTCCCAATGGTTGCGCTTGTCGAGCGCGCCTTCGGGATCGACGAGGATGTCGGCGATGTTCTGCACATCGCGGACTTCCTTGTCGCCGCGCCGCACCTCCAGCAGCGGATTATAGGCCGACGAAGCCGGATCGGTCGGATCGAACAGCAGCACGCGGCCATGCTTCGACCGGAAGCCGGCGGTCAGCCCCCAATTCTCGCCCTTGATGTCGTGGACGATGACCGAACCGGGCCAGGTCAACAGCGTCGGCACCACAAGGCCGACGCCCTTGCCCGATCGGGTCGGGGCGAAGCACAGCACATGCTCGGGGCCGTCATGGCGCAGATAGTCGTGGTCGAGGCGGCCGAGCAGGACGCCATCGGGGTCGAGCAGCCCGGCCGCCTTGATCTCTTCCGGTTCCGCCCATCGCGCCGATCCGTATGTTGCGACGGTCTTCGCCTGCCGGGCGCGGATAACGGACATGCCGATCGCAACGGCGATGGCGATGAAACCGCCCGATGCCGCGACGAACGCACCCTCGACAAAGATCGAAGGCGCATAGGCATCGTAGCAATACCACCACCAGAAGAAGATTGGAGGATAATAGACCGGCCAACCCGCCGCCTCGAACCAGGGCGGCCCAAGCTGCGCCTGAAACCCCAACCTATAAGCAACCCATTGCGTCGCCGCCCAGGTCGTTAGCAGGACAATGGTGAACACGAGGGCGATCTGCCCCCAGAGAATCTGGCCTCCGCGCATACAGGCTCCGATCGGCAAAAGAGACGGAGCCGATCAGAGAATAGCCGTTCCGACCACAAGCAACAGCAATTCCGAAGCGTGCGGGTTTCGGATACCATGGCGAAGAAAAAGGACGGTCAGTGCCGTGTCGATCGCGCCTCGGCCGCCGCCTGTTCCAGTATCTTGCGATAGCCGACGCCGGTCATCCATTGCGCGCGGGCGAGATGGCTCTGCCAGCATGTCCGGGTCCGCTCGGTTTCCGTGACCGGATCACGATGCAGAACGATCCGCGCCACCTCCTGCCAATCGGCGCCGTCCGCCTCGGCGTCGAGCAGGCGTAGATAGGTCACGAAATGCTTCTCGTCATAGATCGTGATATCCGGCCCGGTTGGGGCCAGATCATCGACATCGGGATCGAGTTCGGGGCGCACGCGCATCCTGCGGTTCTCCTTTCGGCACCGCGACGGCGTTTCACGCTTTACCGCAAATCGCTCTCGAATACGAGCGACCGACCGGATGTTTCCTTTACCGCGGCAAGCAAGGTGTCGTCTGCGGACAATAATCCTCCTTCAGTTACCACAAGAATCGACGAATCGGAACGATCATTCCTAGAACGATCGTTCCGACGCAGGTTCCTGTGCAGCCATGGACCTGAAAGAGGTCATGGCGGTCAATCTGCGTCGGATGCGTCATGACAGAGACATGACGCAGGAAGAGCTGGCCGACCGTGCAGCACTAAGCGCACGCTATATCGGCGCGATCGAACGGGCCGACGTGTCGGCCAGCGTCACGGTATTGGGGCAGATCGCCGAGGCGCTCGCGGTCGAACCCGGCGAATTGTTGAAAGCGTCACCCCGCTCGGGCTGACCGCCCCATCTGCGCGGCGAGGTCTAGCAGGTTCATGAGCGCCGGGCTGCGGTTGTGCGGCGACCAGATGGCGCTGAACCGGGCCTGTTCAGTCTCGTCGGCGATCGCGCGCAGCACGATGCCGGGGACGTTCATGTGCCGTGCGGTCTCGCTGACGAGGGTCACGCCTTCGCCGCTTGCGACCATGTGCATCAGCGTATCGCGGCCGACATCGCGACGCTGAACATGCGGAGATCGCCCGCGCTCGGCGATGCGCCGGACAATATGCTCGAAGAGCTGCGGCCCGCCTCCGGCGGTTCGCACCAAGAATGTCTCCGGCGCGAGGTCAGACCATGTGATGCTATCGCTCATCGCCAAGGGATGAGCCGCGGGCAAAGCGATTAGATAAGGCTCGCTCCAGAGCAGTCGGGAATGGCAGTCCGGCGCGTCGACCGGATCGAGCACCAACGCCACGTCAAGCTTGCCGTCGCGCACCAGAGCTACCGTCTGCGCGGAAGGGCCTTCCGTGACGATTTGCTCGACATCGGGATGTTCAGCACGGAAACTTGCGCGCAGATCAGCGAGGAAGCCGCCCGCAATAGACGAAATGAGACCGATGGCGAGTTGCCCGGTCGCACCGGAGGAAATTGCTCCGGCGGTTCGGATGGCATGGTCGAGATGGTCGATCCCGGTCGCGACCTCGGCGACGAAACGGCGTCCGGCTTCCGTCAGCCGAACGCCGCGATGACGCCGCTCGAACAACAAGATGCCCAGTGTTTCCTCCAGCGCCTTGATCCGGGCGCTGACGCTCGATTGCGTCGTGCCCAGCACATTCGCCGCATGGTGAAAGTTCAGATGCTCCGCGACTGCAAGAACGTGCAGAAGAGAGACCATCGGTATCCGACCGCTGGCGACGCCCGGAATATCAGAAACGCGGCACGTCCTACGCATCTTATTTGTGCCTTGCTGAATCGTCAGGGCGCACCTGCTCGGGTCGCCCGACCTATGAGGGTAAAAGCGATGCTCGCGCCCGCTACGGCCACACAGACCAGTGCGAAGCCACAGACGCCGACCCAGCCATGGGATGCCCAAACGATCCCGGCCCCGGCACTGCCGATAGCGCCGCCCGC
The Sphingomonas ginsengisoli An et al. 2013 genome window above contains:
- the trbL gene encoding P-type conjugative transfer protein TrbL, whose amino-acid sequence is MQGTGVIDHFLEVFTRYIDGGFGLLKPEVAFIATTLIVIDVVLAALFWSWGADEDIIARLVKKTLFVGVFAYIIGNWNNLARIVFESFAGLGLKASGTGFSVSDLMRPGKVAQTGLDAGRPLLDSISDLMGWVSFFENFIQIACLLFAWALILLAFFILAVQLFVTLIEFKLTTLAGFVLIPFGLFGKSAFMAERVLGNVISSGIKVLVLAVIIGIGSTLFSEFTKGFSGATPTIDDAMAIVLAALSLLGLGIFGPGIANGLVSGGPQLGAGAAIGTGLAAGGMVAAGGAAIGAVASGGAALAGGAAAAARGGAALAGGASAAYSLGAAGQSGASVVASGLGNVASTGAQAAVSPLKKAAGRAADSLKQSYQSGARGAFEVTGGSSTAGTIGGEADAASAPDAPSASAAGSPPAWAKRMQRSQKFSHGVQAAAHAVKSGDAHGGGSSVNLSESD
- the trbK-alt gene encoding putative entry exclusion protein TrbK-alt; this encodes MDGKMLARIGAVVFVGVAITATAIEMTRKPDEPEVRILRPDLDAQTAPSRPILRRCRDMGEAATRDPACLKAWAQNRDRFLKQGSEISTSAPDAPGAPTTLFPSAPDPAADPIRKESMPADAPIDLEAR
- the trbJ gene encoding P-type conjugative transfer protein TrbJ, translated to MTFRRTRAARLAAALLTTPIIAAPVLTTLVATPAHAIVVFDPSNYAQNVIQAARALQQITNQITSLQNEAQMLINQAKNLASLPISSLQQIQQSVQKTQQLLQQAQNIAYDVKQIDQVFSQKYANVSMSASDKQLVADARSRWQNTVGGLQDAMKVQATVVGNIDTNRTEMSRLVGASQGATGALQAAQAGNQLLALQAQQLADLTAVVAANGRAQALTDAERAAAAEQGREQRRRFLTPGAGYQPGNARMFPNSGN
- the trbE gene encoding conjugal transfer protein TrbE, with amino-acid sequence MMNLAEYRNKNARLADFLPWVALVGAGIVLNKDGSFQRTARFRGPDLDSAVPAELVAVAGRLNNAFRRLGSGWAIFVEAQRHAAATYPNSLFQDSASALIDAERKADFEEAGAHFESSYFLTFTYLPPAEDAARAETWLYEGREKTGIDPNEVMSGFADRTDRLLRLIEAFMPECRWLDDSETLTYLHGCVSTHRHRVRVPETPIYLDALLANQPLTGGLEPRLGDQHLRVLTITGFPTATTPGLLDELNRLAFPYRWSTRAILLDKTDATKLLTKIRRQWFAKRKSIAAILKEVMTNEQSVLVDTDASNKAADADLALQELGADYAGIAYVTATVTVWDNDPRIADEKLRLVEKVIQGRDFTAMAETINAVDAWLGSLPGHVYANVRQPPISTLNLAHMIPLSAVWAGPERDEHFSAPPLLFGKTEGSTPFRFSLHVGDVGHTLVVGPTGAGKSVLLALMALQFRRYRNAQVFAFDFGGSIRAAALAMRGDWHDLGGGLTDGSETSVSLQPLARIEQTAERAWAADWIVAILIRESVAITPEVKEHLWTALTSLASAPVEERTITGLCVLLQSNDLKQALRPYCVGGAWGRLLDAEAEHLGTATVQAFETEGLIGTDAAPAVLPYLFHRIEDRLDGSPTLIIVDEGWLALDDEGFAGQLREWLKTLRKKNASVIFATQSLSDIDGSAIAPAIIESCQTRLLLPNERAIEPQITAIYRRFGLNDRQIEILARAMPKRDYYCQSRRGNRLFELGLSEVALALCAASSKTDQAAIAAVMAEHGSEGFLAAWLRHRGVEWAADLIPNLTNLETLP
- a CDS encoding VirB3 family type IV secretion system protein is translated as MAGVVDQGSEVPGFTVQVHRALTEPILLGGAPRAIAIMNGTLAGAVGLGLRLWLVGLAIWVIGHFAAVWAAKRDPLFVEVGRRHLRIPAHLTV
- a CDS encoding TrbC/VirB2 family protein; protein product: MRHHLTLSASVAVVSILTAVPAHASGSSMPWEQPLQQILQSIEGPVAKIIAVIVIISTGLALAFGDTSGGFRRLIQIVFGLSIAFAASSFFLSFFSFGGGALV
- the trbB gene encoding P-type conjugative transfer ATPase TrbB, which translates into the protein MAVSHHNSEGLARGARMLRTALGPAIARFLEDVAVVEVMLNPDGRIWIDRLSEGLSDTGERLSPADGERIVRLVAHHVGAEVHAGNPRVSAELPETGERFEGLLPPVVAAPAFAIRKPAVAVFTLDDYVAAGIMSAAQAEALREGVASRANILVAGGTSTGKTTLTNALLAEVAKTADRVVIIEDTRELQCAAPNLVAMRTKDGVASLSDLVRSSLRLRPDRIPIGEVRGAEALDLLKAWGTGHPGGVGTIHAGSAIGALRRMEQLIQEAVVTVPRALIAETIDLVAVLSGRGSARRLSELARVEGLGPDGDYRVVPAVSTPVSGDDGDPISTSQAPNLNPEGDRP
- a CDS encoding CopG family transcriptional regulator, which produces MQTKTRMNVYFDPDLLKKVEALALRRNISKSAVIEAAVASFLSADASERLEAVFARRMDRIGRQIDGLDEDLAILGETLSLFVEYWMTITPPLPESAHASAKAKGGERFTKFLNTLGRKLATGDRFLKDLSRDIDARRNGSGDSQS
- a CDS encoding conjugal transfer protein TraG, yielding MRGGQILWGQIALVFTIVLLTTWAATQWVAYRLGFQAQLGPPWFEAAGWPVYYPPIFFWWWYCYDAYAPSIFVEGAFVAASGGFIAIAVAIGMSVIRARQAKTVATYGSARWAEPEEIKAAGLLDPDGVLLGRLDHDYLRHDGPEHVLCFAPTRSGKGVGLVVPTLLTWPGSVIVHDIKGENWGLTAGFRSKHGRVLLFDPTDPASSAYNPLLEVRRGDKEVRDVQNIADILVDPEGALDKRNHWEKTSHSLLVGAILHVLYAEKEKTLAGVANFLSDPKRPVEATLRAMMNTPHLGEAGVHPVIASSARELLNKSDNERSGVLSTAMSFLGLYRDPVVAKVTARCDWRIADLVAGEKPVSLYLVVPPSDINRTKPLIRLLLNQVGRRLTEDLKTSSNRHRLLLMLDEFPALGRLDFFESALAFMAGYGIKSFLIAQSLNQIEKAYGANNSVLDNCHVRVAFATNDERTAKRVSDALGTATEMRDSTNYAGHRLSPWLGHLMVSRQETARPLLTPGEVMQLLPADELLLVAGVPPVRAKKARYYEDARFMERILPPPKLAEAKGPAKQPADDWSALAIPSTSAGAAPGDGSGGVVDPANAGIRREPELPEHEEIAPPEPSTFNEFDVLDDDPDIDAAKARRLRLQVTSVARQATMDPADGIDL
- a CDS encoding DNA -binding domain-containing protein, with product MRVRPELDPDVDDLAPTGPDITIYDEKHFVTYLRLLDAEADGADWQEVARIVLHRDPVTETERTRTCWQSHLARAQWMTGVGYRKILEQAAAEARSTRH
- a CDS encoding helix-turn-helix domain-containing protein produces the protein MDLKEVMAVNLRRMRHDRDMTQEELADRAALSARYIGAIERADVSASVTVLGQIAEALAVEPGELLKASPRSG
- a CDS encoding LysR substrate-binding domain-containing protein; the encoded protein is MVSLLHVLAVAEHLNFHHAANVLGTTQSSVSARIKALEETLGILLFERRHRGVRLTEAGRRFVAEVATGIDHLDHAIRTAGAISSGATGQLAIGLISSIAGGFLADLRASFRAEHPDVEQIVTEGPSAQTVALVRDGKLDVALVLDPVDAPDCHSRLLWSEPYLIALPAAHPLAMSDSITWSDLAPETFLVRTAGGGPQLFEHIVRRIAERGRSPHVQRRDVGRDTLMHMVASGEGVTLVSETARHMNVPGIVLRAIADETEQARFSAIWSPHNRSPALMNLLDLAAQMGRSARAG